A stretch of the Nicotiana tabacum cultivar K326 chromosome 6, ASM71507v2, whole genome shotgun sequence genome encodes the following:
- the LOC107817326 gene encoding uncharacterized protein LOC107817326 — MDQNLPIIAKKFWNIVRVAFFMLKKGISKRKFMLDFNLFMKRSKIASKAAIHNLMFHHMTHQRSNSSSSPTSHVGDLSHAPPDEYEFSCSNSPAYPTFHLPFNFNKRSKHHAHHFHAPATNDDDVFVMNAAVMKALDILQSQNASPANDLPGFGRTPTVRQLRITDSPFPLRDVEDDSHVDEAAENFISKFYRDLRRQASPAP, encoded by the coding sequence ATGGATCAAAATTTGCCAATTATAGCAAAGAAATTCTGGAACATAGTACGAGTAGCTTTCTTCATGCTCAAAAAAGGCATTTCAAAGAGAAAATTTATGCTGGATTTCAACTTATTTATGAAGCGTAGCAAAATTGCTAGCAAAGCCGCAATTCATAATCTCATGTTCCACCACATGACCCATCAACGGTCTAATTCCTCATCTTCTCCCACTTCGCACGTGGGAGATCTCTCACACGCTCCACCCGACGAGTATGAATTCAGTTGCAGTAACAGCCCAGCGTACCCAACTTTTCACCTTCCATTCAACTTCAACAAGCGCAGCAAGCACCACGCGCACCATTTTCACGCGCCGGCCACCAATGACGACGACGTTTTTGTCATGAATGCAGCTGTGATGAAGGCTTTGGATATTCTTCAGAGTCAAAATGCGTCGCCGGCTAATGATTTGCCTGGATTTGGGAGAACTCCGACGGTGAGGCAGTTGAGGATTACTGACTCGCCTTTTCCACTGAGAGACGTTGAAGATGATAGCCATGTTGATGAAGCTGctgaaaattttatttcaaaattctacAGGGATTTGAGGCGGCAAGCTTCGCCTGCTCCTTAA